In one Zymobacter palmae genomic region, the following are encoded:
- the aroB gene encoding 3-dehydroquinate synthase, translated as MQTLMVELPDQRQYPIHVGSGLLDDGDTYARYIVGKQVMIVTNDVVAPLYLDKVRAQLEARGFGVHHVILPDGEQHKTVEMVERVWRALLEINSNRRVTIIALGGGVIGDMTGFAAACYQRGVAFIQMPTTLLSQVDSSVGGKTGVNHPLGKNMIGAFWQPRAVIIDIDTLATLPARELSSGLAEVVKYGFIRDSIFLDWLENHMSALRGLDPTALQHAILTSCAIKADVVAEDETEQGVRALLNLGHTFGHAIENHQGYGNWLHGEGVAAGTAMAAHFSQELGYLTAAEVSRVETALISAGLPTHAPQGMSTESFISLMRRDKKTLDSGIRLVLLKALGEGCMEEGVDEARLRAFIEAYPRDTLTISA; from the coding sequence ATGCAAACCCTGATGGTCGAATTGCCTGATCAACGCCAGTACCCGATTCACGTGGGCAGTGGCCTGCTGGATGACGGCGATACCTATGCCCGCTATATCGTGGGCAAACAGGTCATGATTGTGACCAACGATGTCGTGGCACCCCTTTATCTCGATAAAGTGCGGGCCCAGCTCGAAGCGCGCGGTTTCGGTGTCCACCATGTGATCCTGCCTGACGGCGAACAACACAAGACCGTTGAAATGGTCGAGCGCGTTTGGCGTGCACTGCTGGAAATCAACAGCAACCGCCGCGTCACGATCATCGCGTTGGGCGGTGGTGTCATCGGCGATATGACCGGGTTTGCCGCCGCCTGCTATCAGCGCGGCGTGGCCTTCATCCAGATGCCAACGACGTTGCTGTCGCAGGTCGATTCCTCCGTTGGTGGTAAGACCGGTGTCAACCATCCGCTCGGCAAGAACATGATCGGTGCCTTCTGGCAGCCGCGCGCGGTTATCATTGACATCGACACGCTGGCCACGCTGCCGGCGCGTGAACTGTCCTCCGGGCTGGCTGAGGTGGTCAAATACGGATTTATCCGTGACAGCATCTTCCTCGACTGGCTCGAGAACCATATGAGTGCACTGCGTGGTCTTGATCCCACCGCACTCCAGCACGCCATCCTGACCAGCTGCGCCATCAAGGCGGACGTCGTGGCCGAGGATGAAACCGAGCAGGGCGTTCGTGCGCTGCTCAATCTTGGCCATACGTTCGGCCACGCCATCGAAAACCACCAAGGCTACGGTAACTGGCTGCACGGTGAAGGCGTGGCTGCAGGTACGGCCATGGCCGCTCACTTCTCTCAGGAACTGGGATATCTGACCGCTGCCGAAGTTTCCCGTGTGGAAACCGCTCTGATCTCTGCTGGCCTGCCGACCCATGCGCCACAAGGCATGAGCACCGAAAGCTTTATCTCGCTGATGCGCCGTGACAAGAAGACCCTCGATTCAGGCATCCGCCTCGTGTTGCTGAAGGCACTGGGTGAAGGCTGCATGGAAGAGGGCGTCGATGAAGCGCGCTTGCGCGCCTTCATTGAGGCCTATCCGCGAGATACGCTCACCATCAGCGCCTGA
- the aroK gene encoding shikimate kinase AroK, which yields MQRTRNIFLVGPMGTGKSTVGRLLAAELQRPFYDSDHEIEARCGCRIPWIFDVEGEEGFRQREIEAIASLTAMDGIVMATGGGAILRPENRQCLRERGLVIFLRTSVEQQMRRTMRDRNRPLLQCEDPEQRLRALFKVREPIYREVAHWTISTERRSPRAVVNEIKRRLRQ from the coding sequence ATGCAAAGAACACGCAATATTTTTCTGGTCGGCCCAATGGGCACAGGCAAGAGCACTGTAGGGCGGCTGTTGGCTGCCGAACTGCAGCGTCCTTTCTATGATAGCGATCATGAGATCGAGGCACGCTGTGGTTGCCGAATCCCCTGGATCTTCGATGTCGAAGGTGAAGAAGGGTTCCGTCAGCGCGAAATAGAAGCGATTGCTTCCCTGACCGCTATGGACGGTATAGTGATGGCCACGGGGGGCGGGGCTATCCTGCGCCCAGAGAATCGCCAGTGCCTGCGCGAGCGTGGGCTGGTCATCTTCCTAAGAACCTCCGTCGAGCAGCAGATGCGACGCACCATGCGTGACCGCAATCGTCCGCTGTTGCAGTGCGAAGATCCCGAACAGCGCCTGCGCGCACTGTTCAAGGTCCGTGAGCCGATCTATCGTGAAGTGGCTCACTGGACCATCAGTACCGAACGACGTAGCCCTCGGGCCGTCGTTAATGAAATAAAGCGCCGATTACGCCAGTAA